The segment GCCGCTTTGGCTCACACCTCTCTTGTGATGCAAGAGAGGGTTCATACACTCGCTGCGGGACGGCCCTGGCTCAATGTTTTTGAGCAGGGCCGTGCTTGATTGACCGGCAGTGAAATCTTTCCAAGCTCTGTCTTTAAATATGTCCTCTGCAGTTATAGCTCCCGGCAAGGTGCGAAGCGCCAAGCGAGTGTTGCCCGGTTTTGGGTTAACGCTGGGCTACACCATCTTTTATTTGAGCATCGTGGTGCTCATCCCATTGATAGCGCTGGTGTCCGCCAGCTTTAGTTTGACGTGGGAGCAGTTTTGGAAGGCCGTTTCCTCGCCTTCTGTGGTGGCGTCTTATCAATTGTCTTTCACCGCATCCTTCATTGCAGCTTGCGTGAATGTGGTCTTCGGTATGCTGATTGCATGGGTGCTGGTGCGCTATCAGTTCCCCGGCAAAAAGGTGGTGGATGCCTTAGTCGATCTGCCCTTTGCCTTACCAACAGCAGTGGCCGGTATCTCTTTGTCGGCGTTGTATGCCGGTAACGGATGGATTGGCCAGTACTTCGAGTCGCTGGGCATTCAAATGGCATACAACCCCAAAGGCATCGTGATTGCGCTGATCTTTATCGGTCTGCCTTTTGTGGTCCGTACCGTGCAGCCTGTGCTGGAAGACTTCGAAAAGGAGCTGGAAGAGGCGGCAACCAGCTTGGGTGCTTCGCGCTGGCAAATTTTCTACAAGGTGATACTGCCGCACATCGGCCCAGCCTTGTTGACAGGCTTTGCCATGGCTTTTGCCCGCGCTGTGGGCGAGTACGGCTCGGTGATTTTTATTGCTGGCAATATTCCCATGGTCTCGGAAATCACTCCGCTGATCATCATGGCCAAGCTCGATCAGCATGACTTGGGCGGCGCAACCGCCGTGGCTTTGGTCATGCTGCTTATTTCTTTTGTATTGCTGCTGCTGATTAACGCTTTGCAAGCATGGCAGCGCAAGGCGCAGGGAGGCCGCTGATGTCTACGATTCATGCAGCCATGCAAACGCTGTTTCCTAATCTACTGCCGATCTGGACCAACCTATTCGTAGGCATCGTTGTCGTAGTAGTCGCACTGCTGGTGCTCTACCAACTCACGGCCCCGGCTAAAAGCACCAAGCTTGAAAAAATGAGCACGACCGAGCCCCGCTGGGTGCGCTGGGTGCTGATCACCATTGCCATGCTTTTCATGGTGCTGTTTCTCATCTTGCCTCTGCTCTCCGTCTTTGGCG is part of the Comamonas sp. Y33R10-2 genome and harbors:
- the cysT gene encoding sulfate ABC transporter permease subunit CysT, which codes for MSSAVIAPGKVRSAKRVLPGFGLTLGYTIFYLSIVVLIPLIALVSASFSLTWEQFWKAVSSPSVVASYQLSFTASFIAACVNVVFGMLIAWVLVRYQFPGKKVVDALVDLPFALPTAVAGISLSALYAGNGWIGQYFESLGIQMAYNPKGIVIALIFIGLPFVVRTVQPVLEDFEKELEEAATSLGASRWQIFYKVILPHIGPALLTGFAMAFARAVGEYGSVIFIAGNIPMVSEITPLIIMAKLDQHDLGGATAVALVMLLISFVLLLLINALQAWQRKAQGGR